A genomic region of Desulfomonilaceae bacterium contains the following coding sequences:
- a CDS encoding universal stress protein, translated as MRILFAGDEHPYSEYALKETIKLAMNTWADVTLLGVSHGATARDSIKVHDSTVETSISKALREYRDVFLNSWTREDSPYELGEGKYEWIPVKNGVMEEMKILAGRKKDFRVRLRTGTPAREILSESQDDGSDLIVLGCAKGDKCEWANSVAAPQQVVDDADCSVLLVKEQQPVTRIVACLDQGYISQESLEIINQMITIHGACLELIGLSQNGDMEKSVYTRLIEIGDYYSDRQVEISTRLMDISDFERVIAQEIKQDLLALWLGKKSLLNRFFSRGWVGRFVSKCPTSVLVMR; from the coding sequence ATGAGAATTCTATTTGCCGGAGACGAACATCCGTATAGCGAATACGCTCTTAAAGAAACGATCAAACTGGCTATGAACACCTGGGCGGACGTGACTCTACTAGGGGTAAGTCACGGCGCTACAGCCAGGGATTCAATCAAAGTTCATGATTCAACGGTTGAGACCTCCATTAGCAAGGCGTTGAGAGAGTATCGAGATGTGTTCCTGAATAGTTGGACCCGTGAAGACTCTCCCTATGAGCTTGGGGAGGGAAAGTACGAATGGATACCCGTAAAAAATGGGGTTATGGAAGAGATGAAAATCCTTGCCGGCCGAAAAAAGGATTTTAGAGTTCGACTGAGGACAGGAACTCCGGCGCGAGAGATTTTATCAGAATCCCAGGATGACGGCAGTGATCTCATAGTGCTCGGCTGCGCAAAAGGCGATAAATGCGAATGGGCCAATTCCGTTGCTGCTCCTCAACAGGTGGTGGACGACGCTGATTGCTCGGTGCTGCTCGTCAAGGAACAGCAACCGGTTACCAGGATTGTGGCCTGCCTTGATCAGGGTTATATAAGTCAGGAATCGCTTGAGATTATTAATCAAATGATCACAATTCACGGGGCGTGTCTGGAGCTTATAGGCTTGAGCCAAAATGGTGACATGGAAAAGTCCGTTTATACCAGACTGATTGAAATCGGTGATTATTACAGCGATCGACAAGTCGAGATCAGCACTCGCTTGATGGATATCTCAGATTTTGAGCGAGTAATAGCGCAAGAGATCAAACAAGACCTTCTTGCCTTATGGTTGGGTAAAAAGTCGCTTCTCAACCGTTTTTTCTCACGCGGTTGGGTAGGACGTTTTGTCAGCAAGTGTCCGACATCCGTTTTGGTGATGAGATAG
- a CDS encoding ISNCY family transposase, which yields MGRAELFQEIRKMRFESVYTDWRARRLTQEQAAMVLGVCARTFRRQINRFEENGVEGLLDKRLTQIPSRRAPVDELFAVCDTYKKRYQGWNVAHFHSRYKSNGGQRSYTWVKNTLQSNGLVNKASKKGKHRKRREPAPIPGMMLHQDASNHQWVEGKKWDLVVTMDDATNEHYSMFFVYEEGTASSFRGVKDVISKRGLFSSLYTDRGSHYWYTPQEGGKVSKTNLTQFGRAMASLAIQMIPSYSPQARGRSERAFRTHQDRLPRELAANGITTMEQANQYLAEVYLPAFNAEFMRTASEKGTAFMQWVGSDLDDILCEQYERTVNPDNCVSFEGKKLQIPPDKYRCHYVKARVRVHKYIDGSLAVFHGPRKLADYDSKGKLKEGQSQNAA from the coding sequence CAGGAGATTCGGAAGATGAGGTTCGAGAGTGTTTACACTGACTGGAGAGCGCGGAGGTTGACACAGGAACAAGCCGCAATGGTTCTTGGAGTGTGCGCCAGGACATTTCGACGTCAAATCAATCGTTTCGAGGAAAATGGCGTTGAAGGCCTATTGGACAAGCGTTTGACACAGATTCCCTCTCGTCGCGCTCCAGTAGACGAGTTGTTTGCGGTTTGTGACACCTATAAAAAGCGGTATCAAGGCTGGAACGTAGCGCATTTCCATTCCCGGTATAAAAGTAACGGAGGCCAGAGGAGCTACACCTGGGTAAAAAACACACTTCAGTCCAATGGGCTGGTTAATAAGGCTTCTAAAAAAGGCAAGCATCGTAAACGTAGGGAACCTGCGCCAATACCGGGCATGATGTTGCATCAGGACGCAAGTAATCACCAATGGGTCGAGGGTAAGAAATGGGACTTGGTCGTAACGATGGATGACGCGACCAACGAGCATTATTCGATGTTTTTTGTCTATGAAGAAGGAACAGCCAGTAGTTTCAGGGGAGTCAAGGATGTGATCAGTAAACGGGGGCTATTCAGTTCCCTTTATACCGATCGGGGGAGTCATTACTGGTATACCCCTCAAGAGGGTGGAAAAGTGAGCAAGACAAATCTTACTCAGTTTGGGCGGGCCATGGCAAGCCTTGCGATACAGATGATTCCCTCTTATTCTCCCCAGGCTCGCGGAAGGAGTGAAAGAGCCTTCCGTACACATCAAGACCGTCTTCCCAGGGAACTTGCGGCTAACGGGATCACTACAATGGAACAGGCCAACCAGTATTTGGCCGAGGTATATTTGCCGGCTTTTAACGCCGAATTCATGAGGACAGCGTCCGAGAAGGGAACAGCTTTCATGCAATGGGTCGGATCAGATCTCGATGACATACTTTGTGAGCAATATGAAAGGACAGTTAACCCGGACAACTGTGTTAGTTTTGAGGGGAAGAAACTTCAGATTCCGCCTGACAAATACAGATGCCACTATGTCAAAGCCCGAGTAAGAGTACACAAGTATATTGACGGATCACTAGCTGTTTTTCATGGTCCTCGTAAATTGGCTGACTATGATAGTAAAGGCAAACTCAAGGAGGGACAATCACAAAACGCGGCTTAA
- a CDS encoding TIGR02186 family protein: protein MNKINGVRIGLVFILACLLTNLVVPTAFAASRDLRLTPSEIHIRETFQGAPMSITATVPPQSLSIIEIKGESHKQELLRKGRRGGLWMNVGEVEVQAAPSMYLMLTNESGAILKKDLGANFGYAALKKIILFSGKLPKVGADVLFEQFLQLKESEGLYGIFPGAIKVKETNSEGEKIEGNINLPSNIAPGTYQVVLSVMKDEKLLEQEITEFTVEMKGLPKLLFSLAFEHALLYGSLAVIIAIVSGFIMGFVFGGKGAH, encoded by the coding sequence ATGAATAAAATTAATGGTGTCCGGATCGGTTTAGTTTTCATCCTGGCCTGCTTATTAACAAATCTGGTTGTCCCGACAGCCTTTGCGGCTTCGAGAGACCTTAGACTTACCCCATCCGAAATTCATATCAGGGAAACCTTTCAGGGCGCTCCCATGTCTATTACTGCGACCGTACCCCCTCAAAGTCTTTCCATTATTGAGATCAAGGGAGAATCCCATAAACAGGAACTGCTGCGAAAAGGGCGTAGGGGCGGTCTCTGGATGAATGTTGGAGAGGTCGAAGTTCAGGCGGCCCCCTCAATGTATTTAATGCTAACCAACGAATCCGGGGCTATTCTAAAGAAGGATCTTGGCGCCAATTTTGGTTACGCCGCATTGAAGAAGATTATCCTCTTCTCAGGAAAATTACCAAAGGTTGGAGCCGACGTTCTGTTCGAACAATTCCTGCAACTCAAAGAGAGTGAAGGTCTCTACGGAATTTTTCCTGGGGCGATCAAAGTTAAAGAGACCAACAGTGAAGGCGAAAAAATTGAAGGCAATATCAACCTTCCCAGCAATATTGCTCCGGGAACGTACCAGGTAGTGCTTTCCGTGATGAAGGACGAGAAACTCTTGGAACAGGAAATCACAGAGTTTACAGTAGAAATGAAAGGCTTGCCAAAGCTGTTGTTCTCTTTGGCCTTTGAACACGCTTTGCTTTATGGTTCATTAGCCGTAATCATAGCTATCGTAAGTGGATTTATTATGGGTTTTGTTTTTGGGGGCAAGGGCGCGCATTAG
- a CDS encoding site-specific DNA-methyltransferase, whose product MESSKSGEKIGNHNYRAKNTQIEGVSRTTTLDKSGIKLVWKDKQASTVREIADFELIERVGVQPTESDRSGDPEVAPAPNWTNKIIRGDNKLVMNSLFCGQLHDEIQAVGGIKLVYIDPPFLVGADYNINLPIGEDGSDRLQVVESLAYRDTWQAGPDAYLTMMYDRIGLIKDILAEDGSIWVHCDCKANFMIRSILEEIFGPGSFRNEIIWYYTNKIPDTRKRQYTNSTDTIFYYSKSSSSVFNWQFDKREKPIKVSQMKKVNGKKVYPKGSDGKCVYVTRDQRTADNVWKMPLLHAHPEMWGYPTQKPLALLERIVLTGSNPGDVIADFFCGSGTTLEAAQKLGRKWIGCDLGKIAVHTCRKRMSVLVKQALNSNVTITGFDVLGTVRIKAPEKTTKVEPHPDGPQPDSDGQGSMFDSIQPLTSDIIKPETAGHFEARVDILNCSACVTLTGFSPPCREILKELVGSGTRMKSLRVIEEDGSLFRVWRNRQGEEQKHLLTKKWTDWIDYWSVDFHYGVGLNAGAAAKESLPIFPTVITKKIFNSHWQDFRTPKKRSLELTSSTWKYVRPGKQRIAVRVIDIFGNEAEKVFGVEIP is encoded by the coding sequence ATGGAATCTAGTAAGTCGGGGGAAAAGATCGGGAATCATAATTATCGAGCGAAAAACACCCAGATTGAAGGTGTTTCGAGAACAACCACACTGGATAAATCCGGAATTAAACTAGTCTGGAAAGACAAACAGGCCTCAACTGTCCGCGAAATAGCTGACTTCGAGTTAATCGAGCGTGTTGGCGTTCAACCTACCGAATCGGATCGGTCTGGAGATCCGGAAGTTGCTCCCGCCCCAAATTGGACCAACAAAATCATCCGGGGTGACAACAAACTCGTGATGAATTCATTGTTTTGTGGTCAACTTCACGATGAAATACAGGCTGTTGGAGGTATCAAGCTTGTATATATAGATCCCCCTTTTCTTGTTGGGGCTGATTACAACATTAATCTTCCCATAGGTGAAGACGGATCAGACAGACTCCAAGTTGTGGAGAGCTTAGCATACAGGGATACATGGCAAGCCGGTCCAGACGCATATCTAACAATGATGTACGATCGGATAGGACTCATAAAAGATATTCTGGCTGAAGACGGGAGTATTTGGGTTCATTGCGACTGTAAGGCCAACTTCATGATACGGTCTATCCTGGAAGAAATATTTGGCCCAGGCTCTTTCCGAAATGAGATCATCTGGTATTACACGAACAAAATACCCGACACCCGTAAGCGTCAATACACCAACTCCACCGACACAATATTTTATTACTCCAAATCATCCAGTAGCGTCTTCAACTGGCAATTTGACAAACGGGAAAAGCCGATCAAAGTTTCCCAAATGAAAAAGGTCAACGGCAAAAAGGTTTATCCAAAAGGCTCGGACGGCAAATGCGTTTACGTCACACGAGATCAAAGAACGGCGGACAATGTGTGGAAAATGCCCCTTTTACACGCTCATCCGGAGATGTGGGGATATCCCACTCAAAAGCCATTGGCGCTTCTGGAGCGAATAGTCCTCACGGGGTCAAACCCTGGGGACGTGATCGCTGATTTTTTCTGCGGTTCAGGTACAACACTCGAAGCCGCCCAAAAGCTTGGTCGAAAATGGATAGGGTGTGATCTGGGCAAGATAGCCGTCCACACATGTAGAAAACGAATGAGCGTCCTTGTCAAACAAGCCCTGAACAGTAATGTCACCATCACAGGCTTTGATGTGCTGGGAACCGTCAGGATAAAAGCGCCTGAAAAAACAACAAAGGTAGAACCTCATCCGGATGGTCCTCAACCAGATAGCGACGGTCAAGGATCAATGTTTGATTCTATCCAACCTCTGACTAGTGACATCATCAAACCGGAAACTGCTGGTCATTTTGAGGCCCGGGTTGACATCCTCAATTGTTCAGCCTGTGTAACTCTCACAGGTTTTAGTCCACCATGCCGTGAAATTCTCAAAGAACTTGTCGGGTCGGGGACAAGAATGAAATCATTAAGGGTGATAGAAGAAGATGGGAGCCTGTTCAGGGTATGGAGGAATCGGCAGGGCGAAGAACAAAAACACCTGTTGACGAAGAAATGGACTGACTGGATAGACTATTGGTCTGTTGACTTCCATTATGGCGTTGGTCTGAACGCAGGAGCAGCCGCGAAAGAATCACTACCGATTTTCCCGACTGTGATAACGAAAAAAATCTTTAATAGTCACTGGCAGGATTTTAGAACTCCCAAGAAAAGGTCGCTGGAACTGACCAGCTCTACCTGGAAATATGTCCGACCAGGAAAGCAAAGGATTGCAGTCAGAGTGATTGACATTTTCGGAAACGAGGCAGAGAAAGTCTTCGGTGTTGAGATTCCGTGA
- a CDS encoding universal stress protein, which yields MKVLVAVDKNPETYTGLEFTCHLLENRNAVVDAIHVKPDLAEIAAESYAPFLSKDGLEGAIKADVQEVERQFDVACQTCIKAKIPCQLEVLEGDPADEILNTAKSDGYDMIVLGSHEQSSLRGLLLGAVHAKILHNAEQPVLIVRQFREIHRVLIVYRGSETDQMALEFTAPLLTGKNAEITLLHVQETGQHESDEFARQSLQQGAQILRKFDFEPITKMTKGDFVEQILKDVAVHRYDLIVLGAYGYRRPKYLKLISDEALNLARLTTRPILVFRDKSTF from the coding sequence ATGAAAGTCTTAGTGGCTGTAGATAAGAACCCCGAGACTTATACAGGTCTGGAGTTTACATGCCATTTGCTTGAGAATCGGAATGCTGTAGTGGACGCTATACATGTAAAACCTGATCTGGCCGAAATAGCGGCTGAAAGCTATGCCCCTTTCCTATCAAAAGATGGATTGGAAGGGGCAATCAAGGCAGATGTGCAGGAAGTTGAAAGGCAGTTCGATGTCGCCTGTCAGACCTGTATTAAGGCGAAGATCCCTTGTCAACTCGAAGTCCTCGAAGGTGATCCCGCAGACGAAATACTTAATACTGCCAAGTCGGATGGGTACGACATGATTGTCCTTGGTTCTCATGAACAATCATCGCTTCGAGGCTTACTTTTGGGGGCTGTTCATGCCAAGATCCTGCATAACGCTGAACAACCTGTTCTTATTGTTCGTCAGTTTCGTGAGATTCATAGAGTCCTGATAGTGTACAGGGGCTCAGAAACCGACCAGATGGCTCTGGAATTTACAGCGCCGTTATTGACAGGCAAAAACGCCGAGATTACGCTCTTGCATGTCCAGGAAACCGGACAGCATGAAAGTGATGAGTTTGCTCGACAATCCCTTCAGCAAGGCGCACAGATATTGAGGAAGTTCGATTTCGAGCCGATCACTAAAATGACCAAGGGCGATTTCGTGGAGCAAATCCTTAAGGATGTCGCGGTTCACAGATACGATCTCATAGTGCTCGGAGCGTACGGATACAGACGTCCCAAGTATCTCAAACTTATAAGTGATGAAGCTCTAAACCTGGCTCGCTTGACAACACGTCCTATACTTGTGTTTAGGGACAAGTCAACATTTTAG
- a CDS encoding sulfite exporter TauE/SafE family protein, with protein MSWSIYLPIAGASVNIFLLLGLGGAVGFLSGLFGVGGGFLMTPLLIMAGIPPLVAAASDSNQIVAASTSATYAHYRMGNVDFKMGALLLIGGVLGGGLGVQLIKVLRSMGNADFVIKITYVVMLGVVGSYMFMESLQSLRKASMVARKVETSKPSLYVRTVQSLPFQMKFPKSGVTLSIFLPIILGIFVGILAAIMGVGGGFIMVPVMVYMLRMPMHVVVGTSLFQILFTCVNVTVLQAVENHTVDMILAIILLLGSTVGAQFGARLSRRLKGDQLKIILASVVLLVMVQMLVGLILAPSVMLAYKGGH; from the coding sequence ATGAGTTGGAGTATTTATCTGCCGATAGCCGGCGCGAGCGTAAACATTTTTTTGTTACTCGGTCTCGGGGGAGCGGTAGGTTTCCTTTCCGGACTCTTTGGAGTTGGAGGTGGTTTCTTAATGACCCCGCTACTCATTATGGCCGGTATCCCACCTCTCGTGGCTGCAGCGTCTGATTCAAATCAGATCGTCGCCGCATCAACGTCCGCTACTTACGCCCACTACCGAATGGGCAATGTGGATTTCAAGATGGGGGCGTTGCTATTAATTGGCGGTGTTCTGGGAGGTGGCCTTGGGGTTCAACTGATCAAGGTCCTGCGCAGCATGGGAAACGCGGACTTTGTCATCAAAATTACATATGTGGTCATGCTAGGCGTGGTAGGCTCCTATATGTTTATGGAGAGTCTTCAGAGTCTGCGTAAGGCTTCGATGGTGGCAAGAAAAGTCGAGACTTCAAAACCATCACTTTATGTGCGGACTGTACAATCGCTTCCGTTTCAAATGAAGTTCCCTAAATCCGGTGTAACACTATCAATTTTTTTGCCGATCATACTTGGGATATTTGTAGGTATCCTGGCTGCCATAATGGGTGTAGGTGGCGGCTTCATAATGGTTCCGGTCATGGTTTACATGCTCCGAATGCCAATGCATGTCGTTGTAGGCACAAGCCTTTTTCAGATCCTCTTTACATGTGTAAATGTGACGGTTTTGCAGGCGGTTGAGAACCATACTGTTGACATGATACTCGCCATAATCCTTTTGTTAGGTTCAACGGTAGGGGCTCAATTCGGGGCACGCTTAAGCAGGAGGCTCAAAGGTGACCAGTTGAAAATAATCCTGGCTTCAGTCGTTTTGCTTGTGATGGTCCAAATGCTTGTTGGACTGATCCTTGCGCCTTCAGTGATGCTCGCCTATAAGGGAGGACACTAA
- a CDS encoding universal stress protein, whose product MGKKVLAAVDLNLITDSSALYSIQLAARIQGAIVLIVVSTPIRGKRHGRSIVSVSDIDDSLNGWLDKLVEQSQQAGVTMEIFFASGNFFEEITRFASFNPSVQFIVMAGPEEPNLAENSVFGQELKVLRERFEGEILLVQKAGQVTRVPDLRLRDPSREI is encoded by the coding sequence ATGGGTAAGAAAGTTCTTGCCGCAGTTGACCTAAATTTGATTACCGATTCATCCGCCTTGTATAGCATTCAGTTGGCAGCAAGAATACAAGGGGCAATCGTCTTGATCGTCGTTTCGACTCCAATACGGGGTAAACGACATGGGCGGTCCATAGTCTCGGTCAGCGACATCGACGATAGTCTAAATGGTTGGTTAGACAAGCTTGTCGAACAAAGTCAACAGGCAGGGGTCACGATGGAGATTTTCTTCGCGTCAGGAAATTTCTTTGAGGAGATCACACGATTCGCCTCTTTTAACCCTTCTGTTCAGTTCATAGTAATGGCTGGCCCGGAGGAACCCAATTTAGCCGAGAATTCCGTCTTCGGTCAGGAATTGAAGGTTCTTCGAGAACGATTTGAAGGCGAAATTCTTCTGGTGCAAAAGGCTGGGCAAGTTACTCGAGTGCCCGATTTACGTTTGAGGGACCCATCGAGGGAGATCTGA
- a CDS encoding PEP/pyruvate-binding domain-containing protein → MWSRLKKTIQRLVSRKRERVAFQQVFEQFQVLLQNHQKAMELIADLGEKSGGDYIFDRKYLVDSIAELQDLLLRMVKGLNLISSDRYYELYPTLDRVFFPIEMELRGRLALSNAPYVVSLTDMPLDTPELTGGKANALGEIMHKLGIPAPSGFVITNRAYNRFIDYNDLEDRIHSWLELWVSGKETLEKASGQIRYSILAGIVPQDVSRQIKTQTKTDNVYWAIRSSAYGEDGDVSFAGLHESILNAPASQVLDAYKKVMASLYSPEALIYRRQMGMIGEEAAMAALCQEMIDSRASGVIQTLSLESGQPDCLAIYAAFGLGRTVVEGRDSSDLYVVERAHPHKVVLERIANKESFIKAASRGGEEEATLPKNIRSESSISESTVDALAKWAMALERYFKRPQEIEWAIDSEDQIWILQCRRLAISPEDAGTDKNIRERFSTYPVLIENEGVVAHAGIGSGPVHIVNIHEDMSTFPEGAVLVTKYTAPWLAQIVPNAAAIIAERGSAAGHLATIAREFRVPALLGIDKATEILRDDMEITLDTHHRTVYSGKVDELINFERVQSMVFEESPEFRLLRRLLKRIASLHLIDPYAPDFTPSGCVSVHDMIRFIHEKSVQELMEIPGALPRFKGAKVWTLESDVPLNLRILDLGGGIDPELAGNKVKIESVRSLPLMALWQGVCHPDTWSTHPVAVDFKGLMSSLTRNWDAAGGGVANAGFNLAVVTELYMNLHLRLGYHFNLIDATMYDEAQRNHIYFRFVGGVTDLTRRSRRAQVLSQILSNYLFNVVVKGDLVVARLMDLPKEEIQSRLQVIGALIGFSRQLDIQLRSDQDVDQFVEQFFDRYANLARSLPAGGENEQIKNYGFGR, encoded by the coding sequence GTGTGGTCTCGATTAAAAAAAACAATTCAGAGACTGGTTTCTCGAAAACGTGAGAGAGTAGCTTTTCAGCAGGTGTTCGAGCAGTTCCAGGTTTTACTCCAGAACCACCAGAAAGCAATGGAGCTAATAGCTGACCTAGGAGAAAAATCGGGTGGTGATTACATATTTGACAGAAAATACTTGGTCGATTCTATAGCTGAACTACAGGACTTGCTTCTGAGAATGGTAAAAGGTCTTAATCTCATTTCATCAGATCGATACTACGAGCTATATCCAACGCTTGATAGAGTCTTTTTTCCCATTGAGATGGAACTCAGGGGCCGTCTTGCGCTGTCGAACGCTCCTTATGTCGTGTCCCTTACAGACATGCCACTGGATACGCCCGAACTGACCGGCGGGAAGGCAAACGCTCTGGGCGAGATCATGCACAAGCTGGGAATTCCTGCCCCGTCCGGATTTGTTATCACTAACCGAGCGTATAATCGGTTCATAGATTATAACGACCTTGAAGACCGGATTCATTCCTGGCTTGAACTTTGGGTATCCGGCAAGGAGACATTGGAAAAGGCTTCCGGTCAGATCAGATACAGCATACTGGCGGGTATTGTACCGCAGGACGTCTCCCGACAGATAAAGACCCAGACAAAAACTGATAATGTATACTGGGCTATACGCAGCAGCGCATATGGCGAAGACGGAGATGTGTCATTCGCCGGTTTGCATGAAAGCATTCTGAATGCCCCAGCGTCCCAGGTTCTCGACGCATACAAAAAGGTTATGGCTAGTCTTTATTCCCCCGAGGCCCTTATTTACAGGCGACAGATGGGCATGATCGGTGAAGAAGCGGCAATGGCGGCGCTCTGTCAGGAGATGATCGATAGCCGGGCCAGCGGCGTCATTCAAACATTATCTCTGGAATCCGGACAACCCGATTGCCTTGCAATTTACGCGGCGTTTGGGTTAGGTCGGACGGTAGTAGAGGGGCGGGATTCGTCCGACCTCTATGTTGTCGAAAGGGCCCATCCTCACAAAGTTGTGTTGGAACGAATCGCAAATAAGGAGTCATTTATAAAGGCAGCGTCACGAGGAGGCGAAGAAGAAGCAACGTTACCCAAGAACATACGTAGTGAATCTTCGATTTCTGAATCCACGGTAGACGCCTTGGCCAAATGGGCTATGGCTCTGGAAAGGTACTTCAAGCGTCCCCAGGAAATAGAATGGGCGATAGATTCGGAAGATCAGATCTGGATTCTTCAGTGTCGAAGATTGGCGATAAGCCCGGAAGATGCGGGAACGGACAAAAACATCAGGGAACGTTTTTCGACTTACCCTGTCTTGATCGAGAATGAAGGCGTTGTGGCTCATGCGGGTATAGGATCAGGCCCAGTCCATATAGTCAATATTCATGAAGATATGTCCACTTTTCCCGAAGGAGCGGTCCTTGTGACAAAATATACCGCCCCGTGGCTTGCTCAAATTGTCCCAAACGCCGCGGCTATTATAGCCGAACGTGGGTCTGCCGCCGGGCATCTTGCTACAATTGCCAGGGAGTTCAGGGTTCCCGCTCTCCTCGGAATCGACAAAGCCACTGAAATACTTAGAGACGACATGGAAATAACCCTGGACACCCACCATCGTACCGTCTACTCGGGCAAGGTTGACGAACTCATAAATTTTGAACGCGTCCAATCAATGGTTTTTGAGGAGTCACCAGAGTTTCGTTTGTTGAGAAGACTCCTCAAAAGAATCGCTTCATTGCACCTAATAGACCCTTATGCGCCAGATTTTACTCCAAGTGGTTGTGTGTCGGTTCATGACATGATCCGTTTTATTCATGAGAAGTCCGTCCAGGAGTTGATGGAGATTCCAGGAGCGCTTCCCCGTTTTAAAGGAGCTAAGGTCTGGACCTTGGAATCGGATGTTCCCCTGAACCTGAGGATATTGGATTTAGGCGGCGGGATTGATCCCGAACTGGCGGGAAACAAAGTCAAAATTGAATCAGTTCGCTCATTACCTCTGATGGCTCTTTGGCAGGGCGTTTGCCACCCGGATACATGGAGCACCCATCCGGTCGCAGTTGATTTCAAAGGTTTAATGTCGAGCCTCACGAGGAATTGGGACGCTGCTGGTGGTGGAGTAGCGAATGCAGGGTTCAACCTTGCTGTAGTTACTGAACTTTATATGAATCTTCATTTAAGGCTTGGATATCATTTCAATCTGATCGACGCTACCATGTATGACGAGGCCCAACGAAATCACATTTATTTCAGGTTTGTAGGAGGAGTCACTGATCTGACACGCCGGTCGCGCAGAGCGCAAGTGTTGTCTCAAATACTATCGAATTATCTCTTCAATGTTGTAGTTAAAGGAGACCTCGTGGTCGCTCGACTGATGGATCTTCCAAAAGAGGAGATCCAAAGCCGCCTGCAGGTTATAGGGGCCTTGATTGGTTTTAGTAGACAACTGGATATACAGTTAAGAAGTGATCAGGACGTTGATCAGTTTGTCGAACAGTTTTTTGACCGGTATGCGAATCTCGCGAGATCCTTGCCGGCGGGAGGAGAAAATGAGCAAATTAAAAATTATGGTTTTGGACGATGA
- a CDS encoding response regulator: MSKLKIMVLDDEPIVCKRLKPALEKQGYEVDTFTQSSDAMERIKDINYDIIITDLKMKGVDGMQLLTEAKQRSPKTEVIVITGFATMETAKESFHKGVFDFIAKPFKLSEIQDVVTRAEAKIRGE; the protein is encoded by the coding sequence ATGAGCAAATTAAAAATTATGGTTTTGGACGATGAGCCGATCGTTTGCAAACGATTAAAACCTGCTCTTGAGAAGCAGGGTTACGAGGTTGATACCTTCACCCAAAGTTCGGACGCGATGGAACGAATCAAGGATATTAATTATGACATTATTATCACTGACTTGAAAATGAAGGGTGTAGACGGTATGCAGCTTCTGACCGAAGCCAAACAACGGTCGCCCAAAACGGAGGTTATTGTAATTACAGGCTTTGCGACAATGGAAACGGCGAAGGAATCATTTCACAAGGGTGTTTTTGATTTCATTGCCAAACCGTTCAAGCTGAGTGAAATTCAAGACGTAGTAACCCGAGCGGAAGCCAAAATCCGAGGTGAGTAG